In a genomic window of Variovorax paradoxus:
- the glyQ gene encoding glycine--tRNA ligase subunit alpha, with translation MLTFQQIILKLQSYWADKGCALLQPYDMEVGAGTSHTATFLRALGPEPWKAAYVQPSRRPKDGRYGENPNRLQHYYQYQVVLKPAPANILELYLGSLEALGFDLKKNDIRFVEDDWENPTLGAWGLGWEVWLNGMEVTQFTYFQQVGGIDCKPITGEITYGLERLAMYLQGVDNVYNLVWTEGLSYGDVYKQNEVEQSTYNFEHSDAEFLFTAFAAHEKQAKHLMAEQLALPAYEQVLKAAHSFNLLDARGAISVTERAAYIGRIRNLARSVAQSYYDSRERLGFPMAPREWVAQIAPKKAA, from the coding sequence ATGTTGACCTTCCAGCAAATCATTCTCAAATTGCAGTCGTACTGGGCCGATAAGGGCTGCGCGCTGCTGCAACCGTACGACATGGAAGTGGGCGCGGGCACCTCGCACACCGCCACCTTCCTGCGCGCGCTCGGCCCCGAGCCCTGGAAGGCCGCCTACGTGCAGCCCAGCCGCCGCCCCAAGGACGGCCGCTACGGCGAGAACCCGAACCGCCTGCAGCATTACTACCAGTACCAGGTCGTGCTCAAGCCCGCGCCCGCGAACATCCTCGAGCTCTACCTCGGCAGCCTCGAGGCGCTGGGCTTCGACCTCAAGAAGAACGACATCCGCTTCGTCGAGGACGACTGGGAGAACCCCACGCTCGGCGCCTGGGGGCTGGGCTGGGAGGTCTGGCTCAACGGCATGGAGGTGACGCAGTTCACCTACTTCCAGCAGGTCGGCGGCATCGACTGCAAGCCGATCACCGGCGAGATCACCTACGGCCTCGAGCGCCTCGCGATGTACCTGCAGGGCGTGGACAACGTCTACAACCTCGTGTGGACCGAGGGCCTGAGCTACGGCGACGTCTACAAGCAGAACGAGGTCGAGCAGTCGACCTACAACTTCGAGCATTCCGATGCCGAGTTCCTGTTCACCGCCTTCGCCGCGCACGAGAAGCAGGCCAAGCACCTGATGGCCGAGCAGCTCGCGCTGCCGGCCTACGAGCAGGTGCTCAAGGCCGCGCACAGCTTCAACCTGCTCGACGCGCGCGGCGCGATCAGCGTGACCGAACGCGCGGCCTACATCGGCCGCATCCGCAACCTCGCGCGCAGCGTGGCGCAGAGCTACTACGACAGCCGGGAACGGCTGGGCTTCCCGATGGCACCGCGCGAATGGGTCGCGCAGATCGCACCGAAGAAGGCCGCCTGA
- a CDS encoding 1-acyl-sn-glycerol-3-phosphate acyltransferase: MALLRSVLHALWMFVTVVPWAIIMLVCSIWMRGIPLYWMAARWLSWAVGSGARALLGIRLRVSGMENLPADKLAGAILLVKHQSTLETFLMPTLMPHPLAYVFKKELLYVPFFGWAMGRLDMIHIDRSQRAQAFNKVVSQGRKLLAQGIWIIMFPEGTRIPRGQKGTYKSGGTRLACETGVPVIPIAVTSAKVWPRKAFIKRAGVVDVSIGVPISSAGRKPDELMREVEAWIEAEMHRLDPEAYRDADATGGVAGGAAVEKVG, translated from the coding sequence ATGGCGTTGCTCCGTTCCGTTCTCCACGCGCTGTGGATGTTCGTCACCGTCGTCCCCTGGGCGATCATCATGCTGGTGTGCTCGATCTGGATGCGCGGCATACCGCTGTACTGGATGGCGGCGCGCTGGCTCTCCTGGGCCGTCGGCAGCGGCGCGCGTGCGCTCCTGGGCATCCGGCTGCGCGTGAGCGGCATGGAGAACCTGCCGGCCGACAAGCTCGCCGGCGCGATCCTGCTGGTCAAGCACCAGTCCACGCTCGAGACCTTCCTGATGCCCACGCTGATGCCGCATCCGCTGGCCTACGTGTTCAAGAAGGAACTGCTCTACGTGCCCTTCTTCGGCTGGGCCATGGGCCGGCTCGACATGATCCACATCGACCGCAGCCAGCGCGCCCAGGCCTTCAACAAGGTGGTGAGCCAGGGCCGCAAGCTGCTCGCGCAGGGCATCTGGATCATCATGTTCCCCGAGGGCACGCGCATCCCGCGTGGCCAGAAGGGCACCTACAAGAGCGGCGGCACGCGCCTGGCCTGCGAGACCGGCGTGCCCGTGATCCCGATCGCCGTGACCTCGGCCAAGGTCTGGCCGCGCAAGGCCTTCATCAAGCGCGCCGGCGTGGTCGACGTGTCGATCGGCGTGCCGATCTCGAGCGCGGGCCGCAAGCCCGACGAGTTGATGCGCGAGGTCGAGGCCTGGATCGAGGCCGAGATGCATCGCCTCGATCCCGAGGCGTACCGCGATGCCGATGCCACCGGTGGCGTGGCCGGCGGCGCCGCGGTCGAGAAGGTGGGTTGA
- a CDS encoding glycine--tRNA ligase subunit beta, whose translation MNKTSLLVELFVEELPPKALKKLGEAFAGVLRDQLVAQGLAEAGSVLTPFASPRRLAAHLTHVAERAADKAVSQKLMPVAVGLDASGQPTPALLKRLGALGADASAVPGLKRAMDGKAEALFYESTAKGATLAEGLQKALAEAIAKLPIPKVMSYQLESGCELPGWSSVSFVRPAHGLVALHGDAVVAIEALGLHAGRETHGHRFEAAVDPVVLRNADSYALQLHDEGAVIASFEARRAEIARQLAAAAVQVGGGSVPIHDDALLDEVTALVERPNVLVCSFEREFLEVPQECLILTMKANQKYFPLLDASSRLTNQFLVVSNISPADASAVIGGNERVVRPRLADAKFFFDQDRKKTLASRVASLGKVVYHNKLGTQGERVERVMRIARAIADKLGHAEVARQAVQAAQLAKADLVTDMVGEFPELQGTMGRYYALHDGLDAAVADAIEDHYKPRFAGDELPRNSVGVVVALADKLETLVGMFGIGNLPTGDRDPFALRRHALGTLRMLIEKNLPLDLDALLAEAAAQFQDIAGFDASKATVELQDFILDRLAGSLREQGASAQEVDAVLAPRPQRLGQVPQLLAAVRAFAVLPAAAALAAANKRIGNILKKAPEADAHVSELLLQEPAEKALHAAMAQVVPAANAQFDAGDYTGSLQTLAALREPVDAFFTDVMVNAEQADLRLNRLGLLMSLHAAMNRVAQLERLAV comes from the coding sequence ATGAACAAGACCTCCCTGCTGGTTGAACTGTTTGTCGAAGAACTGCCGCCGAAGGCGCTGAAGAAGCTCGGCGAGGCCTTCGCGGGCGTGCTGCGCGATCAGCTCGTGGCCCAGGGCCTGGCCGAGGCCGGCTCGGTGCTCACGCCCTTCGCCTCGCCGCGCCGCCTGGCCGCGCACCTCACGCACGTGGCCGAGCGCGCCGCCGACAAGGCCGTCTCGCAGAAGCTGATGCCCGTGGCCGTGGGGCTCGACGCCTCGGGCCAGCCCACGCCCGCGCTGCTCAAGCGCCTGGGTGCGCTCGGCGCCGACGCCTCGGCCGTGCCCGGCCTCAAGCGCGCCATGGACGGCAAGGCCGAAGCCCTGTTCTACGAGAGCACCGCCAAGGGCGCCACGCTGGCCGAAGGCCTGCAGAAGGCACTGGCCGAAGCCATCGCCAAGCTGCCGATCCCCAAGGTCATGAGCTACCAGCTCGAGAGCGGCTGCGAGCTGCCGGGCTGGAGCAGCGTGAGCTTCGTGCGCCCCGCGCACGGCCTGGTCGCGCTGCACGGCGATGCCGTGGTGGCGATCGAGGCGCTGGGCCTCCACGCCGGCCGCGAAACGCATGGCCACCGCTTCGAGGCCGCGGTCGACCCGGTGGTGCTGCGCAACGCCGACAGCTATGCGCTGCAGCTGCACGACGAGGGCGCGGTGATCGCGAGCTTCGAGGCGCGCCGCGCCGAGATCGCGCGCCAGCTCGCCGCGGCCGCGGTCCAGGTCGGCGGCGGCTCGGTGCCGATCCACGACGACGCGCTGCTCGACGAGGTCACGGCGCTGGTCGAACGGCCCAACGTGCTGGTCTGCAGCTTCGAGCGCGAGTTCCTCGAGGTGCCGCAGGAATGCCTGATCCTCACGATGAAGGCGAACCAGAAGTACTTCCCGCTGCTCGATGCCTCGAGCAGGCTCACCAACCAGTTCCTGGTCGTCAGCAACATCAGCCCCGCCGATGCCAGTGCCGTCATCGGCGGCAACGAGCGCGTGGTGCGCCCGCGCCTGGCCGACGCCAAGTTCTTCTTCGACCAGGACCGCAAGAAGACGCTGGCGTCGCGCGTCGCGTCGCTGGGCAAGGTGGTCTATCACAACAAGCTCGGCACCCAGGGCGAGCGCGTGGAGCGCGTGATGCGCATCGCGCGCGCCATCGCCGACAAGCTGGGCCATGCCGAGGTCGCGCGTCAGGCCGTGCAGGCCGCCCAGCTGGCCAAGGCCGACCTCGTGACCGACATGGTCGGCGAGTTCCCCGAGCTGCAGGGCACCATGGGCCGCTACTACGCGCTGCACGACGGCCTCGACGCGGCCGTGGCCGACGCCATCGAGGACCACTACAAGCCGCGCTTCGCGGGCGACGAGCTGCCGCGCAACAGCGTCGGCGTGGTGGTCGCGCTGGCCGACAAGCTCGAGACCCTGGTCGGCATGTTCGGCATCGGCAACCTGCCCACCGGCGACCGCGATCCGTTCGCGCTGCGCCGCCATGCGCTCGGCACCCTGCGCATGCTGATCGAGAAGAACCTGCCGCTGGACCTCGACGCGCTGCTGGCCGAGGCCGCCGCGCAGTTCCAGGACATCGCGGGCTTCGATGCCTCCAAGGCCACCGTCGAGCTGCAGGACTTCATCCTCGACCGGCTCGCCGGCAGCCTGCGCGAGCAGGGCGCCAGCGCGCAGGAAGTCGACGCCGTGCTGGCCCCGCGCCCGCAGCGCCTGGGCCAGGTGCCCCAGCTGCTCGCCGCCGTGCGCGCCTTCGCCGTGCTGCCCGCCGCCGCCGCGCTGGCCGCGGCCAACAAGCGCATCGGCAACATCCTCAAGAAGGCCCCCGAGGCCGACGCCCACGTCAGCGAGCTGCTGCTGCAGGAGCCCGCCGAGAAGGCGCTGCACGCCGCCATGGCGCAGGTGGTGCCCGCCGCCAACGCCCAGTTCGACGCGGGCGACTACACCGGTTCGCTGCAGACCCTGGCCGCGCTGCGCGAACCGGTCGATGCCTTCTTCACCGACGTGATGGTCAATGCCGAGCAGGCCGACCTGCGGCTCAACCGGCTGGGGCTGCTGATGTCGCTGCATGCCGCGATGAACCGGGTGGCGCAGCTCGAACGGCTGGCTGTCTGA
- the gmhB gene encoding D-glycero-beta-D-manno-heptose 1,7-bisphosphate 7-phosphatase, translating into MGEAAQAGVGRNTSMKLVILDRNGTINVHREDFVKSDTEWTPLPGALEAVARLNHAGWHVVIASNQSGLGRGLFDMASLNAMHAKMHKMLAAVGGRVDAVFYCPHSPDEDCECRKPKPGLFQQIGDRFGIDLAGVPTAGDSLRDLQAGAAAGCEPHLLLTGMGAACRGFDPLPPEYPADTRVHEDLAAFVDFLLAREARAESMQVAL; encoded by the coding sequence CTGGGTGAAGCGGCGCAAGCTGGAGTCGGAAGGAACACCTCCATGAAACTCGTGATCCTCGACCGCAACGGCACGATCAACGTGCACCGCGAAGACTTCGTGAAGAGCGACACCGAGTGGACGCCGCTGCCCGGTGCGCTCGAGGCCGTGGCGCGGCTCAACCATGCGGGCTGGCACGTGGTGATCGCGTCGAACCAGTCGGGCCTGGGGCGCGGCCTGTTCGACATGGCCTCGCTCAATGCGATGCACGCCAAGATGCACAAGATGCTCGCGGCCGTGGGCGGGCGCGTCGATGCGGTGTTCTATTGCCCGCACAGCCCCGACGAGGACTGCGAATGCCGCAAGCCCAAGCCGGGCCTGTTCCAGCAGATCGGCGATCGCTTCGGCATCGACCTGGCCGGCGTGCCCACCGCGGGCGACAGCCTGCGCGACCTGCAGGCCGGCGCGGCCGCCGGCTGCGAACCGCACCTGCTGCTGACCGGCATGGGCGCGGCCTGCCGCGGCTTCGATCCGCTGCCTCCCGAGTATCCGGCGGACACGAGGGTGCACGAAGACCTCGCCGCTTTCGTCGACTTCCTGCTCGCGCGCGAGGCGCGGGCCGAATCCATGCAGGTGGCTCTCTGA